One genomic window of Cellulophaga sp. Hel_I_12 includes the following:
- the pafA gene encoding alkaline phosphatase PafA codes for MQSKFLYISIILITVLSHSVILAQDSSTPKLVVGVVIDQMRADYLYKYQKRYGEDGFKRLLRDGFNFKNANVNYIPSETAPGHASIYTGTTPSYHGIIGNSWFDRESNAVVGTISDEQEKIVGSILENPYGASPKKLLASTITDELKKVSNFKSKVISISIKDRGAILPGGKSADGVYWHDWESSPGYFVSSSYYTEEVPKWVTKFNTQEKSDAYLNETWNTLYPIETYTISAPDDNRHETTMGGKPSPTFPYDFKAMREEYRARGTEFQLLWISPKGNTLLTEFAIKALQEERLGMDEYTDFLSISYSLPDVIGHTFGPQSVEMEDIYLRLDRDLAILFKALDAQMGKNNYTLFLTADHGAIQNVSFLKEHNQDAAIANTIGDGRSLEAFLDSKYGNASWITTVNGNDIYLNKSTIDEQKLSLPMVQKEAANFLMTLPGVSLALTADDLQTQVYEEGIRKTMQNGYHVKRSGDVLISYTSGTIIHPNPKISVENVMGTVHGSGYSYDTHIPLIWMGKGISYGASVREVNIIDIAPSLSMLLNIPLPSSSQGKPLMELFEK; via the coding sequence ATGCAAAGTAAATTCTTATATATATCAATAATTCTTATTACAGTTCTAAGTCATTCAGTAATTTTGGCGCAGGACAGTTCTACTCCGAAATTAGTGGTTGGTGTTGTTATAGACCAAATGAGAGCAGATTATCTTTATAAGTATCAAAAAAGATACGGGGAAGATGGTTTTAAAAGATTATTACGGGATGGTTTCAATTTTAAGAATGCGAATGTCAACTATATTCCTTCTGAAACCGCACCAGGCCATGCATCTATTTATACAGGAACAACACCTTCCTATCATGGTATTATCGGGAATTCTTGGTTTGACAGAGAGAGCAATGCAGTTGTAGGTACTATTTCGGATGAGCAAGAAAAGATAGTAGGTTCTATCTTGGAAAATCCGTATGGAGCATCGCCCAAAAAGTTATTGGCCTCTACGATAACGGATGAGTTGAAAAAAGTAAGCAATTTTAAATCTAAGGTAATCAGCATCTCTATTAAGGATAGAGGAGCCATTTTACCAGGAGGAAAATCTGCTGATGGCGTGTATTGGCATGATTGGGAATCTAGCCCAGGTTATTTTGTGAGCAGTAGTTATTATACAGAAGAGGTTCCCAAATGGGTAACCAAATTTAATACCCAGGAAAAATCAGATGCCTATTTAAATGAAACTTGGAATACCCTTTACCCAATTGAAACCTATACCATAAGTGCCCCGGATGACAACCGGCATGAAACAACAATGGGAGGAAAGCCAAGTCCTACCTTTCCTTATGATTTCAAAGCCATGAGGGAAGAATATAGAGCAAGAGGAACTGAGTTTCAATTGTTGTGGATTTCCCCTAAAGGAAACACCTTATTGACAGAATTCGCCATTAAAGCTTTACAGGAAGAAAGGTTAGGAATGGATGAGTATACGGATTTTCTAAGTATTAGTTATTCTTTGCCAGATGTTATTGGGCATACTTTTGGTCCACAATCTGTAGAAATGGAAGATATTTATCTTAGATTAGATAGGGATCTAGCGATACTTTTTAAAGCCTTAGACGCCCAGATGGGAAAAAACAACTACACTTTATTCCTAACTGCTGACCATGGAGCCATACAAAACGTATCCTTTTTAAAAGAGCACAATCAGGATGCCGCCATCGCTAATACTATAGGCGATGGAAGAAGCTTAGAGGCTTTTCTGGATTCGAAATATGGAAATGCTTCTTGGATAACAACTGTTAACGGAAATGACATCTATTTAAATAAATCAACCATTGACGAACAAAAGTTATCCTTGCCAATGGTACAAAAGGAGGCCGCAAATTTTTTGATGACCCTCCCAGGGGTATCGTTGGCGCTTACCGCAGATGATCTTCAAACACAAGTATACGAGGAAGGAATTCGAAAAACCATGCAAAACGGATATCACGTTAAAAGGTCAGGGGATGTTTTAATATCTTATACTTCTGGAACCATAATACATCCTAATCCAAAAATTAGCGTTGAGAATGTGATGGGAACAGTACATGGATCTGGTTATTCGTATGATACGCATATACCCTTAATTTGGATGGGAAAAGGTATTAGTTATGGAGCATCAGTTAGAGAGGTTAATATTATAGATATCGCGCCTAGTCTCTCCATGCTTCTTAATATTCCTTTGCCCAGTTCCTCACAGGGCAAGCCATTGATGGAACTTTTTGAAAAGTAA
- the mutS gene encoding DNA mismatch repair protein MutS, translated as MAKKEKKKVTPLMHQYNTIKKKYPDALLLFRVGDFYETFGEDAVKASKILGIILTHRNNGGDRTELAGFPHHSVNTYLPKLVKAGQRVAICDQLEDPKLTKTIVKRGVTELVTPGVAFNDDILNAKTNNFLCAVHFGRKLIGIAFLDISTGEFLTSEGNEDQIDKLLQNFAPNEVLVSKVHKKEFIEQFGKQFHTFFVEDWVYQEDYALQTLTDHFKTTSLKGFGVDHLHHGVVAAGVALHYLSETQHRQLQHISKLERVAEEEHIWMDRFTIRNLELYQANNNNAVTLLDIIDKTISPMGGRMLKRWLALPLKNIEKIRRRHQVVSYLNLNETILHKLQHHTKQIGDLERLISKVATGKISPKEVVQLKNSLEAIVPIKQVTANSDNDSVKFISDQLQACDMLRSKIKEMIFEEAPVNILKGTTIAKGYSEELDELRGLAFSGKDYLNKMLERETERTGISSLKIASNNVFGYYIEVRNTHKDKVPEEWIRKQTLVNAERYITEELKEYESKILGAEERIAALEQQLFSQLVVWMQEYIAPVQNNAYQIAQLDCLSGFAQLAKENHYHEPTITDTTDLEIKNGRHPVIEKQLPLGEAYIANDVLLNRDEQQIIMITGPNMSGKSAILRQTALIVLLAQMGSFVPAESAKIGCVDKIFTRVGASDNISMGESTFMVEMNETASILNNLSERSLVLLDEIGRGTSTYDGISIAWAISEYLHEHPTRAKTLFATHYHELNEMTTTFERIKNYNVSVKELKDNVLFLRKLMPGGSEHSFGIHVAKMAGMPQQVIHKANKILKKLEKSHSSEELTEKLQDTQNEMQLSFFNLDDPLLLQIKEEITHLDINTLTPVEALMKLNEIKRLLTKKKNT; from the coding sequence TTGGCAAAGAAAGAAAAAAAGAAGGTAACACCTTTAATGCACCAATACAATACCATCAAGAAAAAGTATCCTGATGCCCTATTGCTGTTCCGTGTCGGAGATTTTTACGAAACTTTTGGCGAAGATGCCGTAAAAGCATCAAAGATATTAGGCATTATTTTAACACACCGCAATAATGGTGGCGACCGAACGGAGCTTGCTGGTTTTCCACATCATTCGGTAAATACCTATTTACCAAAGCTAGTGAAAGCAGGCCAGCGTGTAGCTATTTGTGACCAACTAGAAGATCCAAAACTCACCAAAACCATTGTAAAAAGAGGTGTTACTGAACTCGTTACTCCTGGAGTTGCTTTTAATGATGATATCTTAAACGCTAAGACCAACAATTTTCTTTGTGCGGTACATTTTGGCAGAAAGCTTATAGGCATCGCATTCCTAGATATTTCAACCGGAGAATTTTTAACTTCGGAGGGCAATGAAGACCAAATAGACAAACTATTACAAAACTTTGCACCAAATGAAGTTTTAGTCTCAAAAGTGCATAAGAAAGAATTTATAGAACAGTTCGGCAAACAGTTTCACACCTTTTTTGTGGAGGATTGGGTGTATCAAGAAGATTACGCCTTACAAACCTTAACGGATCATTTTAAGACAACAAGTTTAAAAGGTTTTGGTGTAGACCACTTACATCACGGTGTTGTAGCCGCTGGAGTCGCTTTGCATTATCTTTCAGAAACACAACACCGACAATTACAGCATATTAGTAAGCTAGAACGTGTCGCTGAAGAAGAACATATTTGGATGGACAGGTTTACCATCCGAAATTTAGAATTATATCAAGCCAATAATAACAATGCTGTTACACTGTTAGATATTATTGACAAAACCATTTCGCCCATGGGCGGTAGAATGCTCAAAAGATGGTTAGCGCTACCCTTGAAAAATATCGAAAAAATAAGACGAAGGCATCAAGTGGTTTCATACCTCAACCTAAATGAAACCATTCTACACAAACTACAACATCATACCAAGCAAATAGGTGATCTAGAGCGTTTAATTTCTAAAGTAGCCACTGGAAAAATAAGTCCCAAAGAAGTTGTTCAATTAAAAAATTCTTTAGAAGCGATTGTTCCTATCAAACAAGTAACAGCAAATAGCGACAATGACTCGGTAAAATTTATAAGCGATCAATTGCAAGCCTGTGATATGCTAAGATCAAAAATTAAAGAAATGATTTTTGAGGAAGCACCGGTTAATATTTTAAAAGGAACAACCATTGCCAAAGGTTATTCTGAAGAGCTGGATGAATTGCGTGGTTTGGCTTTTTCGGGCAAAGATTACTTAAACAAAATGCTAGAACGCGAAACGGAGCGCACAGGTATTTCGTCTTTAAAAATAGCATCGAACAATGTATTTGGCTACTACATAGAAGTACGCAATACCCATAAAGATAAAGTTCCCGAGGAATGGATTCGCAAACAAACTTTGGTGAATGCAGAACGCTATATTACCGAAGAATTAAAAGAATATGAAAGTAAAATACTGGGTGCCGAAGAGCGAATTGCTGCTTTGGAGCAACAACTATTTTCACAATTGGTGGTATGGATGCAAGAATATATTGCACCTGTTCAAAATAACGCTTATCAAATTGCACAGCTCGATTGCCTTTCTGGGTTCGCTCAATTGGCGAAAGAAAATCATTATCACGAACCCACTATAACAGATACCACAGATCTGGAGATTAAAAATGGTCGACACCCTGTTATTGAAAAACAATTGCCGTTAGGGGAAGCCTATATTGCAAACGACGTACTCTTAAACAGAGATGAGCAACAAATCATTATGATCACCGGACCAAACATGAGTGGTAAGTCTGCTATTTTGCGACAAACTGCACTCATTGTTCTGCTCGCTCAAATGGGAAGTTTTGTACCCGCTGAATCGGCTAAAATTGGTTGCGTAGACAAAATATTTACACGTGTGGGTGCCAGTGATAATATATCGATGGGAGAGTCTACTTTTATGGTTGAAATGAATGAAACGGCTTCTATTTTAAATAATTTATCGGAACGCAGTTTGGTGCTTTTAGATGAAATTGGCAGAGGTACGAGTACCTACGATGGTATTTCTATCGCCTGGGCCATATCGGAGTATTTACACGAGCACCCAACAAGAGCAAAAACATTGTTCGCGACACATTATCACGAATTAAACGAAATGACCACTACGTTTGAACGTATTAAAAATTACAATGTTTCGGTAAAAGAATTAAAAGATAATGTATTGTTTTTACGAAAATTAATGCCGGGTGGAAGCGAACATAGTTTTGGTATTCACGTAGCAAAAATGGCTGGAATGCCGCAGCAAGTAATTCACAAAGCCAATAAAATTTTAAAGAAGCTTGAAAAATCACATTCCAGTGAAGAACTAACGGAGAAACTACAGGATACTCAAAACGAAATGCAGTTGAGCTTTTTTAATTTAGATGACCCGCTTTTGCTTCAAATAAAAGAAGAAATAACGCATTTAGATATAAATACCTTGACACCCGTTGAAGCTTTGATGAAATTAAACGAAATAAAGCGGCTATTAACCAAAAAGAAAAATACCTAA
- a CDS encoding RNA methyltransferase, with protein sequence MRKLKNSELDRLDVETFKGAKKTPIIVVLDNIRSLNNIGSVFRTADAFLIEKIYLCGITATPPHKDIHKTALGATDSVAWEYAESTLEVLKELKENNIETIAIEQAENATFLNDYAIEATKKYALVFGNEVKGVAQEVVTHCDTIIEIPQYGTKHSLNISVSAGVVIWDFWSKLQLKKIP encoded by the coding sequence ATGCGGAAGTTAAAAAATAGCGAGTTAGATCGTTTAGATGTTGAAACATTTAAAGGCGCTAAAAAAACACCAATAATTGTAGTTTTAGACAATATTAGGAGTCTAAATAATATCGGTTCTGTTTTTAGAACAGCAGATGCTTTTTTAATCGAAAAAATTTACCTCTGTGGAATTACAGCGACACCACCACACAAAGATATTCATAAAACAGCTTTAGGGGCCACGGATAGTGTGGCCTGGGAATATGCTGAAAGTACGCTTGAGGTTTTAAAAGAATTAAAGGAAAATAATATTGAAACCATTGCCATTGAACAGGCTGAAAATGCTACTTTTTTAAATGACTATGCCATAGAGGCCACAAAAAAATATGCTCTTGTTTTTGGCAATGAAGTAAAGGGAGTAGCGCAGGAGGTGGTGACGCATTGTGATACCATTATCGAAATTCCACAATATGGAACGAAACACTCTTTAAATATTTCGGTAAGTGCCGGTGTGGTGATATGGGATTTTTGGTCTAAATTACAGCTAAAAAAAATACCCTAA